Proteins encoded together in one Lathamus discolor isolate bLatDis1 chromosome 3, bLatDis1.hap1, whole genome shotgun sequence window:
- the LOC136009708 gene encoding uncharacterized protein LOC136009708 isoform X1: MALLRLSQLLDAAIAAPDAESVNFRALRNLLQAMLGHLGLQDRSPRGLEQPAERDRARTPAAGQQPQQAGEQLPAKDALQDTAGGSEADVAADVGQPVQRVEGDESSSSEDTAVYQALLEEISQMKEAQSRMQGEIRVIQEALGLGNRQDAAGQLPGLCNPRTLASDVQMLKERLGLYPDPEEVSNMVHWDVLEDCLVGSKGERGRDGGRPRGEQEEEDLSATTKSPTSDVDTPHGASSEPGARESSAGLKDSGAALTAPEQQAGVPSDRRRDASTRAMMQTASGDVQTTSLGTQPTEPESTGTQTTRLGTQPESTTTQTTSLGTQPTEPESTGTQTTRLGTQPESTTTQTASVGTQPTEPESTGTLTTRLGTQPESTTTQTASLGTQPTEPESMDTRTTSLGTQPESTTTQTTSLGTQPTEPESTGTQTTRLGTQPESTTTQTASLGTQPTEPESMDTRTTSLGTQPESTTTQTASLGTQPTEPESTGTQTTRLGTQPESTSTQTTSLGTQPTEPESTGTQTTRLGTQPESTTTQTASLGTQPESTGTQTTRLGTQPESTTTQTASLGTQPSEPESTGTQTTRLGTQPESTVTQTTTSGEQLSTQLAGAGTLAAGTLLPTAQELEIPLDADPRATSHVQELALPSGSSSAYHNAYRCYAETVEAVKQIGQLRHLYAALKEQVAQLEASRLERTELEKLRLLLQEAGQESVANTLGDLQAQVSSVQGLARELQGLSRELQGEKGKIRKLESALGKLEAARASWQMDLSDQLSLLSGSTPQEEKRDMKDLSEQQQISKAALDQVVSQTAEGEQEQLEEVRAMESTGQEEAVCPMCSSDTSTRLGKLLRRYEKLQGLVESLMSRKKTGKVVRQLPGKSQDEEALKRIQAAILQMQGEYEQLNSVTGSLLDDSRQQQKDIEGLLQSVERLEKEKADKEDLELGMDEKADKGALESRVSRAQFEASLELLKERNQEVLSRVTGQEQGLHEVQQQLREEMASKLDRLELGPFQQELEEHWKSSLEQLKEMAPPMEADDAAGIRKQLLVDFQCLSCDRQLSMRVPGSPIPPIPPFPPLVPHVTGRSQPVLKTEQTHREPMAACRYPTVPRQCGGQHTLTGPLQRSLRLPPVRPSTPQALQPSTLLPSKQDKVELLGQDSRRAGPCPSAPGTTGPLERRSASSHSHLLQGHQPHPPLQPRRMDAATRQPGRPAGHRLNPIARAPQQARGSSSQQQQ, from the exons ATGGCTCTGCTCCGCTTGAGCCAGTTGCTGGACGCCGCCATCGCGGCGCCCGATGCCGAGAGCGTGAACTTCCGAGCGCTGCGCAACCTGCTGCAGGCCATGCTGGGGCACCTGGGCCTGCAGGACCGCTCCccccggggcttggagcagcctgcggAGCGGGACAGGGCAAGGACCCCGGCCGCGgggcagcagccgcagcaggCGGGTGAGCAGCTGCCTGCGAAGGACGCGCTGCAGGACACCGCCGGCGGCTCCGAAGCTGATGTGGCTGCCGACGTGGGGCAGCCGGTGCAGAGGGTGGAAGGCGacgagagcagcagctctgag GACACGGCTGTCTACCAGGCTCTCCTGGAGGAGATCAGCCAGATGAAGGAGGCGCAGTCCCGCATGCAAGGCGAAATCCGCGTGATCCAGGAGGCGCTTGGCttg GGGAACCGCCAGGATGCTGCCGGCCAGCTGCCAGGCCTCTGCAACCCAAGGACTCTGGCCAGTGATGTG caaatgctgaaggaaaggctgGGCCTGTACCCGGACCCGGAGGAGGTCAGCAACATGGTGCACTGGGACGTGCTGGAGGATTGCCTGGTGGGCAGCAAAGGAGAACGAGGTAGAGATGGAGGAAGACCCAGAGGAGAACAGGAAGAAGAAGACCTGTCTGCCACCACCAAGTCTCCCACTTCAGATGTGGACACCCCACATGGGGCAAGCTCAGAGCCGGGAGCTAGAGAGAGCTCAGCGGGGCTGAAGGATTCAGGGGCAGCTCTAACGGCTCCCgagcagcaggcaggtgttccCTCAGATCGGAGGAGGGATGCTAGCACCAGAGCAATGATGCAGACAGCGTCTGGGGACGTGCAGACCACCAGCCTGGGGACCCAGCCAACAGAGCCAGagtccacgggcacccagaccACCAGGCTGGGGACGCAGCCAGAGTCCACCACCACTCAGACCACCAGCCTGGGGACCCAGCCAACAGAGCCAGagtccacgggcacccagaccACCAGGCTGGGGACGCAGCCGGAGTCCACCACCACTCAGACCGCCAGCGTGGGGACCCAGCCAACAGAGCCAGAGTCCACGGGCACCCTGACCACCAGGCTGGGGACGCAGCCGGAGTCCACCACCACTCAGActgccagcctggggacccAGCCAACAGAGCCAGAGTCCATGGACACCCGGACCACCAGTCTGGGGACGCAGCCGGAGTCCACCACCACTCAGACCACCAGCCTGGGGACCCAGCCAACAGAGCCAGAGTCCACAGGCACCCAGACCACCAGGCTGGGGACGCAGCCGGAGTCCACCACCACTCAGACCGCCAGCCTGGGGACCCAGCCAACAGAGCCAGAGTCCATGGACACCCGGACCACCAGTCTGGGGACGCAGCCGGAGTCCACCACCACTCAGACCGCCAGCCTGGGGACCCAGCCAACAGAGCCAGagtccacgggcacccagaccACCAGGCTGGGGACGCAGCCGGAGTCCACCAGCACTCAGACCACCAGCCTGGGTACCCAGCCAACAGAGCCAGagtccacgggcacccagaccACCAGGCTCGGGACGCAGCCGGAGTCCACCACCACTCAGACCGCCAGCCTGGGGACACAGCCAGagtccacgggcacccagaccACCAGGCTGGGGACGCAGCCGGAGTCCACCACCACTCAGACCGCCAGCCTGGGGACCCAGCCATCTGAGCCAGagtccacgggcacccagaccACCAGGCTGGGGACACAGCCAGAGTCTACCGTCACTCAGACCACCACCTCAggggagcagctcagcacacagcTTGCCGGGGCTGGCACCCTGGCAGCAGGGACTCTCTTGCCAACAGCCCAGGAACTCGAGATCCCACTCGACGCTGATCCCAGGGCCACGTCCCACGTGCAAGAGCTGGCCTTGCCCTCGGGCTCCAGCAGTGCCTACCACAATGCCTACAGGTGCTACGCGGAGACGGTGGAGGCTGTCAAGCAGATTGGGCAGCTCAGACACCTCTATGCTGCCCTGAAGGAGCAGGTGGCCCAGCTAGAAGCCAGCAGGCTGGAGCGGACTGAACTGGAGAAGCTGCGCCTGCTCCTCCAGGAGGCAG GCCAGGAGAGCGTTGCCAACACGCTGGGTGACCTCCAGGCCCAGGTGTCATCCGTGCAGGGCCtggccagggagctgcagggcttgtccagggagctgcagggagagaaggggaag ATCAGGAAGCTGGAGAGCGCCCTTGGCAAACTGGAGGCGGCCAGAGCCAGCTGGCAAATGGATCTGAGCGACCAACTCAGCCTGCTCTCAGG GTCCACACCGCAGGAGGAAAAGCGGGACATGAAGGATctgtcagagcagcagcaaataagCAAGGCTGCACTGGATCAGGTGGTGAGCCAGACGGCCgagggggagcaggagcag ctggaagaggtgAGAGCGATGGAGAGCacggggcaggaggaggcagtaTGCCCCATGTGCAGCAGCGACACGAGCACGCGTTTGGGGAAGCTTCTGCGACGCTATGAGaagctgcaggggctggtggaGTCCCTCATGTCGAGGAAGAAGACGGGCAAGGTGGTGAGGCAGCTGCCAGGGAAGAGCCAG GACGAAGAGGCGCTGAAGCGCATCCAGGCTGCCATCCTGCAGATGCAAGGGGAGTATGAGCAGCTCAACTCTGTCACGGGGAGCCTCCTGGATGACAGTcgccagcagcagaaagataTCGAG ggtCTGTTGCAGTCCgtggagaggctggagaaggagaaggcagaCAAGGAGGACCTGGAGCTGGGAATGGATGAG AAAGCAGACAAAGGTGCCTTGGAAAGCAGAGTCAGCCGCGCCCAATTTGAggccagcctggagctgctgaaggagagaaacCAGGAGGTGCTGAGCCGGGTGACGggccaggagcaggggctgcacgaggtccagcagcagctgcggGAGGAGATGGCCTCCAAG CTGGATCGCCTGGAGCTGGGGCCATTCCAGCAAGAGCTGGAGGAACACTGGAAGAGCAGCCTTGAGCAGCTCAAGGAAATGGCACCACCAATGGAAGCTGACGATGCAGCCGGGATTAGGAA gcagctgctggtggaTTTCCAGTGCCTGTCTTGTGACAGGCAGCTCAGCATGCGGGTGCCTGGCTC GCCTATCCCGCCCATCCCGCCCTTTCCACCGCTGGTCCCTCACGTCACTGGACGATCCCAGCCCGTTCTGAAGACGGAGCAAACCCACAG GGAGCCGATGGCTGCATGCAGGTACCCCACCGTGCCACGGCAGTGTGGGGGCCAGCATACCCTCACAGGCCCGCTGCAGCGCAGCCTGCGCCTCCCGCCTGTCCGGCCCAGCACCCCACAGGCACTCCAGCCAtccaccctgctccccagcaag caggacaAGGTAGAGCTGTTGGGGCAGGACAGCCGCAGGGCTGGCCCCTGCCCCTCGGCCCCAGGCACCACTGGCCCACTGGAACGAAGGTCAGCCTCATCCCACAGCCACCTTCTCCAGGGACACCAGCCCCACCCGCCCCTCCAGCCCCGCAGGATGGATGCAGCAACGCGGCAGCCGGGCAGGCCTGCGGGTCACCGGCTGAATCCCATTGCCCGGGCACCCCAGCAGGCGCGAGGAAgtagctcccagcagcagcaataa
- the LOC136009708 gene encoding uncharacterized protein LOC136009708 isoform X3 — translation MALLRLSQLLDAAIAAPDAESVNFRALRNLLQAMLGHLGLQDRSPRGLEQPAERDRARTPAAGQQPQQAGEQLPAKDALQDTAGGSEADVAADVGQPVQRVEGDESSSSEDTAVYQALLEEISQMKEAQSRMQGEIRVIQEALGLQMLKERLGLYPDPEEVSNMVHWDVLEDCLVGSKGERGRDGGRPRGEQEEEDLSATTKSPTSDVDTPHGASSEPGARESSAGLKDSGAALTAPEQQAGVPSDRRRDASTRAMMQTASGDVQTTSLGTQPTEPESTGTQTTRLGTQPESTTTQTTSLGTQPTEPESTGTQTTRLGTQPESTTTQTASVGTQPTEPESTGTLTTRLGTQPESTTTQTASLGTQPTEPESMDTRTTSLGTQPESTTTQTTSLGTQPTEPESTGTQTTRLGTQPESTTTQTASLGTQPTEPESMDTRTTSLGTQPESTTTQTASLGTQPTEPESTGTQTTRLGTQPESTSTQTTSLGTQPTEPESTGTQTTRLGTQPESTTTQTASLGTQPESTGTQTTRLGTQPESTTTQTASLGTQPSEPESTGTQTTRLGTQPESTVTQTTTSGEQLSTQLAGAGTLAAGTLLPTAQELEIPLDADPRATSHVQELALPSGSSSAYHNAYRCYAETVEAVKQIGQLRHLYAALKEQVAQLEASRLERTELEKLRLLLQEAGQESVANTLGDLQAQVSSVQGLARELQGLSRELQGEKGKIRKLESALGKLEAARASWQMDLSDQLSLLSGSTPQEEKRDMKDLSEQQQISKAALDQVVSQTAEGEQEQLEEVRAMESTGQEEAVCPMCSSDTSTRLGKLLRRYEKLQGLVESLMSRKKTGKVVRQLPGKSQDEEALKRIQAAILQMQGEYEQLNSVTGSLLDDSRQQQKDIEGLLQSVERLEKEKADKEDLELGMDEKADKGALESRVSRAQFEASLELLKERNQEVLSRVTGQEQGLHEVQQQLREEMASKLDRLELGPFQQELEEHWKSSLEQLKEMAPPMEADDAAGIRKQLLVDFQCLSCDRQLSMRVPGSPIPPIPPFPPLVPHVTGRSQPVLKTEQTHREPMAACRYPTVPRQCGGQHTLTGPLQRSLRLPPVRPSTPQALQPSTLLPSKQDKVELLGQDSRRAGPCPSAPGTTGPLERRSASSHSHLLQGHQPHPPLQPRRMDAATRQPGRPAGHRLNPIARAPQQARGSSSQQQQ, via the exons ATGGCTCTGCTCCGCTTGAGCCAGTTGCTGGACGCCGCCATCGCGGCGCCCGATGCCGAGAGCGTGAACTTCCGAGCGCTGCGCAACCTGCTGCAGGCCATGCTGGGGCACCTGGGCCTGCAGGACCGCTCCccccggggcttggagcagcctgcggAGCGGGACAGGGCAAGGACCCCGGCCGCGgggcagcagccgcagcaggCGGGTGAGCAGCTGCCTGCGAAGGACGCGCTGCAGGACACCGCCGGCGGCTCCGAAGCTGATGTGGCTGCCGACGTGGGGCAGCCGGTGCAGAGGGTGGAAGGCGacgagagcagcagctctgag GACACGGCTGTCTACCAGGCTCTCCTGGAGGAGATCAGCCAGATGAAGGAGGCGCAGTCCCGCATGCAAGGCGAAATCCGCGTGATCCAGGAGGCGCTTGGCttg caaatgctgaaggaaaggctgGGCCTGTACCCGGACCCGGAGGAGGTCAGCAACATGGTGCACTGGGACGTGCTGGAGGATTGCCTGGTGGGCAGCAAAGGAGAACGAGGTAGAGATGGAGGAAGACCCAGAGGAGAACAGGAAGAAGAAGACCTGTCTGCCACCACCAAGTCTCCCACTTCAGATGTGGACACCCCACATGGGGCAAGCTCAGAGCCGGGAGCTAGAGAGAGCTCAGCGGGGCTGAAGGATTCAGGGGCAGCTCTAACGGCTCCCgagcagcaggcaggtgttccCTCAGATCGGAGGAGGGATGCTAGCACCAGAGCAATGATGCAGACAGCGTCTGGGGACGTGCAGACCACCAGCCTGGGGACCCAGCCAACAGAGCCAGagtccacgggcacccagaccACCAGGCTGGGGACGCAGCCAGAGTCCACCACCACTCAGACCACCAGCCTGGGGACCCAGCCAACAGAGCCAGagtccacgggcacccagaccACCAGGCTGGGGACGCAGCCGGAGTCCACCACCACTCAGACCGCCAGCGTGGGGACCCAGCCAACAGAGCCAGAGTCCACGGGCACCCTGACCACCAGGCTGGGGACGCAGCCGGAGTCCACCACCACTCAGActgccagcctggggacccAGCCAACAGAGCCAGAGTCCATGGACACCCGGACCACCAGTCTGGGGACGCAGCCGGAGTCCACCACCACTCAGACCACCAGCCTGGGGACCCAGCCAACAGAGCCAGAGTCCACAGGCACCCAGACCACCAGGCTGGGGACGCAGCCGGAGTCCACCACCACTCAGACCGCCAGCCTGGGGACCCAGCCAACAGAGCCAGAGTCCATGGACACCCGGACCACCAGTCTGGGGACGCAGCCGGAGTCCACCACCACTCAGACCGCCAGCCTGGGGACCCAGCCAACAGAGCCAGagtccacgggcacccagaccACCAGGCTGGGGACGCAGCCGGAGTCCACCAGCACTCAGACCACCAGCCTGGGTACCCAGCCAACAGAGCCAGagtccacgggcacccagaccACCAGGCTCGGGACGCAGCCGGAGTCCACCACCACTCAGACCGCCAGCCTGGGGACACAGCCAGagtccacgggcacccagaccACCAGGCTGGGGACGCAGCCGGAGTCCACCACCACTCAGACCGCCAGCCTGGGGACCCAGCCATCTGAGCCAGagtccacgggcacccagaccACCAGGCTGGGGACACAGCCAGAGTCTACCGTCACTCAGACCACCACCTCAggggagcagctcagcacacagcTTGCCGGGGCTGGCACCCTGGCAGCAGGGACTCTCTTGCCAACAGCCCAGGAACTCGAGATCCCACTCGACGCTGATCCCAGGGCCACGTCCCACGTGCAAGAGCTGGCCTTGCCCTCGGGCTCCAGCAGTGCCTACCACAATGCCTACAGGTGCTACGCGGAGACGGTGGAGGCTGTCAAGCAGATTGGGCAGCTCAGACACCTCTATGCTGCCCTGAAGGAGCAGGTGGCCCAGCTAGAAGCCAGCAGGCTGGAGCGGACTGAACTGGAGAAGCTGCGCCTGCTCCTCCAGGAGGCAG GCCAGGAGAGCGTTGCCAACACGCTGGGTGACCTCCAGGCCCAGGTGTCATCCGTGCAGGGCCtggccagggagctgcagggcttgtccagggagctgcagggagagaaggggaag ATCAGGAAGCTGGAGAGCGCCCTTGGCAAACTGGAGGCGGCCAGAGCCAGCTGGCAAATGGATCTGAGCGACCAACTCAGCCTGCTCTCAGG GTCCACACCGCAGGAGGAAAAGCGGGACATGAAGGATctgtcagagcagcagcaaataagCAAGGCTGCACTGGATCAGGTGGTGAGCCAGACGGCCgagggggagcaggagcag ctggaagaggtgAGAGCGATGGAGAGCacggggcaggaggaggcagtaTGCCCCATGTGCAGCAGCGACACGAGCACGCGTTTGGGGAAGCTTCTGCGACGCTATGAGaagctgcaggggctggtggaGTCCCTCATGTCGAGGAAGAAGACGGGCAAGGTGGTGAGGCAGCTGCCAGGGAAGAGCCAG GACGAAGAGGCGCTGAAGCGCATCCAGGCTGCCATCCTGCAGATGCAAGGGGAGTATGAGCAGCTCAACTCTGTCACGGGGAGCCTCCTGGATGACAGTcgccagcagcagaaagataTCGAG ggtCTGTTGCAGTCCgtggagaggctggagaaggagaaggcagaCAAGGAGGACCTGGAGCTGGGAATGGATGAG AAAGCAGACAAAGGTGCCTTGGAAAGCAGAGTCAGCCGCGCCCAATTTGAggccagcctggagctgctgaaggagagaaacCAGGAGGTGCTGAGCCGGGTGACGggccaggagcaggggctgcacgaggtccagcagcagctgcggGAGGAGATGGCCTCCAAG CTGGATCGCCTGGAGCTGGGGCCATTCCAGCAAGAGCTGGAGGAACACTGGAAGAGCAGCCTTGAGCAGCTCAAGGAAATGGCACCACCAATGGAAGCTGACGATGCAGCCGGGATTAGGAA gcagctgctggtggaTTTCCAGTGCCTGTCTTGTGACAGGCAGCTCAGCATGCGGGTGCCTGGCTC GCCTATCCCGCCCATCCCGCCCTTTCCACCGCTGGTCCCTCACGTCACTGGACGATCCCAGCCCGTTCTGAAGACGGAGCAAACCCACAG GGAGCCGATGGCTGCATGCAGGTACCCCACCGTGCCACGGCAGTGTGGGGGCCAGCATACCCTCACAGGCCCGCTGCAGCGCAGCCTGCGCCTCCCGCCTGTCCGGCCCAGCACCCCACAGGCACTCCAGCCAtccaccctgctccccagcaag caggacaAGGTAGAGCTGTTGGGGCAGGACAGCCGCAGGGCTGGCCCCTGCCCCTCGGCCCCAGGCACCACTGGCCCACTGGAACGAAGGTCAGCCTCATCCCACAGCCACCTTCTCCAGGGACACCAGCCCCACCCGCCCCTCCAGCCCCGCAGGATGGATGCAGCAACGCGGCAGCCGGGCAGGCCTGCGGGTCACCGGCTGAATCCCATTGCCCGGGCACCCCAGCAGGCGCGAGGAAgtagctcccagcagcagcaataa
- the LOC136009708 gene encoding uncharacterized protein LOC136009708 isoform X2: MALLRLSQLLDAAIAAPDAESVNFRALRNLLQAMLGHLGLQDRSPRGLEQPAERDRARTPAAGQQPQQAGEQLPAKDALQDTAGGSEADVAADVGQPVQRVEGDESSSSEDTAVYQALLEEISQMKEAQSRMQGEIRVIQEALGLGNRQDAAGQLPGLCNPRTLASDVQMLKERLGLYPDPEEVSNMVHWDVLEDCLVGSKGERGRDGGRPRGEQEEEDLSATTKSPTSDVDTPHGASSEPGARESSAGLKDSGAALTAPEQQAGVPSDRRRDASTRAMMQTASGDVQTTSLGTQPTEPESTGTQTTRLGTQPESTTTQTTSLGTQPTEPESTGTQTTRLGTQPESTTTQTASVGTQPTEPESTGTLTTRLGTQPESTTTQTASLGTQPTEPESMDTRTTSLGTQPESTTTQTTSLGTQPTEPESTGTQTTRLGTQPESTTTQTASLGTQPTEPESMDTRTTSLGTQPESTTTQTASLGTQPTEPESTGTQTTRLGTQPESTSTQTTSLGTQPTEPESTGTQTTRLGTQPESTTTQTASLGTQPESTGTQTTRLGTQPESTTTQTASLGTQPSEPESTGTQTTRLGTQPESTVTQTTTSGEQLSTQLAGAGTLAAGTLLPTAQELEIPLDADPRATSHVQELALPSGSSSAYHNAYRCYAETVEAVKQIGQLRHLYAALKEQVAQLEASRLERTELEKLRLLLQEAGQESVANTLGDLQAQVSSVQGLARELQGLSRELQGEKGKIRKLESALGKLEAARASWQMDLSDQLSLLSGSTPQEEKRDMKDLSEQQQISKAALDQVVSQTAEGEQEQLEEVRAMESTGQEEAVCPMCSSDTSTRLGKLLRRYEKLQGLVESLMSRKKTGKVVRQLPGKSQDEEALKRIQAAILQMQGEYEQLNSVTGSLLDDSRQQQKDIEGLLQSVERLEKEKADKEDLELGMDEKADKGALESRVSRAQFEASLELLKERNQEVLSRVTGQEQGLHEVQQQLREEMASKLDRLELGPFQQELEEHWKSSLEQLKEMAPPMEADDAAGIRKQLLVDFQCLSCDRQLSMRVPGSPIPPIPPFPPLVPHVTGRSQPVLKTEQTHREPMAACRYPTVPRQCGGQHTLTGPLQRSLRLPPVRPSTPQALQPSTLLPSKDKVELLGQDSRRAGPCPSAPGTTGPLERRSASSHSHLLQGHQPHPPLQPRRMDAATRQPGRPAGHRLNPIARAPQQARGSSSQQQQ; encoded by the exons ATGGCTCTGCTCCGCTTGAGCCAGTTGCTGGACGCCGCCATCGCGGCGCCCGATGCCGAGAGCGTGAACTTCCGAGCGCTGCGCAACCTGCTGCAGGCCATGCTGGGGCACCTGGGCCTGCAGGACCGCTCCccccggggcttggagcagcctgcggAGCGGGACAGGGCAAGGACCCCGGCCGCGgggcagcagccgcagcaggCGGGTGAGCAGCTGCCTGCGAAGGACGCGCTGCAGGACACCGCCGGCGGCTCCGAAGCTGATGTGGCTGCCGACGTGGGGCAGCCGGTGCAGAGGGTGGAAGGCGacgagagcagcagctctgag GACACGGCTGTCTACCAGGCTCTCCTGGAGGAGATCAGCCAGATGAAGGAGGCGCAGTCCCGCATGCAAGGCGAAATCCGCGTGATCCAGGAGGCGCTTGGCttg GGGAACCGCCAGGATGCTGCCGGCCAGCTGCCAGGCCTCTGCAACCCAAGGACTCTGGCCAGTGATGTG caaatgctgaaggaaaggctgGGCCTGTACCCGGACCCGGAGGAGGTCAGCAACATGGTGCACTGGGACGTGCTGGAGGATTGCCTGGTGGGCAGCAAAGGAGAACGAGGTAGAGATGGAGGAAGACCCAGAGGAGAACAGGAAGAAGAAGACCTGTCTGCCACCACCAAGTCTCCCACTTCAGATGTGGACACCCCACATGGGGCAAGCTCAGAGCCGGGAGCTAGAGAGAGCTCAGCGGGGCTGAAGGATTCAGGGGCAGCTCTAACGGCTCCCgagcagcaggcaggtgttccCTCAGATCGGAGGAGGGATGCTAGCACCAGAGCAATGATGCAGACAGCGTCTGGGGACGTGCAGACCACCAGCCTGGGGACCCAGCCAACAGAGCCAGagtccacgggcacccagaccACCAGGCTGGGGACGCAGCCAGAGTCCACCACCACTCAGACCACCAGCCTGGGGACCCAGCCAACAGAGCCAGagtccacgggcacccagaccACCAGGCTGGGGACGCAGCCGGAGTCCACCACCACTCAGACCGCCAGCGTGGGGACCCAGCCAACAGAGCCAGAGTCCACGGGCACCCTGACCACCAGGCTGGGGACGCAGCCGGAGTCCACCACCACTCAGActgccagcctggggacccAGCCAACAGAGCCAGAGTCCATGGACACCCGGACCACCAGTCTGGGGACGCAGCCGGAGTCCACCACCACTCAGACCACCAGCCTGGGGACCCAGCCAACAGAGCCAGAGTCCACAGGCACCCAGACCACCAGGCTGGGGACGCAGCCGGAGTCCACCACCACTCAGACCGCCAGCCTGGGGACCCAGCCAACAGAGCCAGAGTCCATGGACACCCGGACCACCAGTCTGGGGACGCAGCCGGAGTCCACCACCACTCAGACCGCCAGCCTGGGGACCCAGCCAACAGAGCCAGagtccacgggcacccagaccACCAGGCTGGGGACGCAGCCGGAGTCCACCAGCACTCAGACCACCAGCCTGGGTACCCAGCCAACAGAGCCAGagtccacgggcacccagaccACCAGGCTCGGGACGCAGCCGGAGTCCACCACCACTCAGACCGCCAGCCTGGGGACACAGCCAGagtccacgggcacccagaccACCAGGCTGGGGACGCAGCCGGAGTCCACCACCACTCAGACCGCCAGCCTGGGGACCCAGCCATCTGAGCCAGagtccacgggcacccagaccACCAGGCTGGGGACACAGCCAGAGTCTACCGTCACTCAGACCACCACCTCAggggagcagctcagcacacagcTTGCCGGGGCTGGCACCCTGGCAGCAGGGACTCTCTTGCCAACAGCCCAGGAACTCGAGATCCCACTCGACGCTGATCCCAGGGCCACGTCCCACGTGCAAGAGCTGGCCTTGCCCTCGGGCTCCAGCAGTGCCTACCACAATGCCTACAGGTGCTACGCGGAGACGGTGGAGGCTGTCAAGCAGATTGGGCAGCTCAGACACCTCTATGCTGCCCTGAAGGAGCAGGTGGCCCAGCTAGAAGCCAGCAGGCTGGAGCGGACTGAACTGGAGAAGCTGCGCCTGCTCCTCCAGGAGGCAG GCCAGGAGAGCGTTGCCAACACGCTGGGTGACCTCCAGGCCCAGGTGTCATCCGTGCAGGGCCtggccagggagctgcagggcttgtccagggagctgcagggagagaaggggaag ATCAGGAAGCTGGAGAGCGCCCTTGGCAAACTGGAGGCGGCCAGAGCCAGCTGGCAAATGGATCTGAGCGACCAACTCAGCCTGCTCTCAGG GTCCACACCGCAGGAGGAAAAGCGGGACATGAAGGATctgtcagagcagcagcaaataagCAAGGCTGCACTGGATCAGGTGGTGAGCCAGACGGCCgagggggagcaggagcag ctggaagaggtgAGAGCGATGGAGAGCacggggcaggaggaggcagtaTGCCCCATGTGCAGCAGCGACACGAGCACGCGTTTGGGGAAGCTTCTGCGACGCTATGAGaagctgcaggggctggtggaGTCCCTCATGTCGAGGAAGAAGACGGGCAAGGTGGTGAGGCAGCTGCCAGGGAAGAGCCAG GACGAAGAGGCGCTGAAGCGCATCCAGGCTGCCATCCTGCAGATGCAAGGGGAGTATGAGCAGCTCAACTCTGTCACGGGGAGCCTCCTGGATGACAGTcgccagcagcagaaagataTCGAG ggtCTGTTGCAGTCCgtggagaggctggagaaggagaaggcagaCAAGGAGGACCTGGAGCTGGGAATGGATGAG AAAGCAGACAAAGGTGCCTTGGAAAGCAGAGTCAGCCGCGCCCAATTTGAggccagcctggagctgctgaaggagagaaacCAGGAGGTGCTGAGCCGGGTGACGggccaggagcaggggctgcacgaggtccagcagcagctgcggGAGGAGATGGCCTCCAAG CTGGATCGCCTGGAGCTGGGGCCATTCCAGCAAGAGCTGGAGGAACACTGGAAGAGCAGCCTTGAGCAGCTCAAGGAAATGGCACCACCAATGGAAGCTGACGATGCAGCCGGGATTAGGAA gcagctgctggtggaTTTCCAGTGCCTGTCTTGTGACAGGCAGCTCAGCATGCGGGTGCCTGGCTC GCCTATCCCGCCCATCCCGCCCTTTCCACCGCTGGTCCCTCACGTCACTGGACGATCCCAGCCCGTTCTGAAGACGGAGCAAACCCACAG GGAGCCGATGGCTGCATGCAGGTACCCCACCGTGCCACGGCAGTGTGGGGGCCAGCATACCCTCACAGGCCCGCTGCAGCGCAGCCTGCGCCTCCCGCCTGTCCGGCCCAGCACCCCACAGGCACTCCAGCCAtccaccctgctccccagcaag gacaAGGTAGAGCTGTTGGGGCAGGACAGCCGCAGGGCTGGCCCCTGCCCCTCGGCCCCAGGCACCACTGGCCCACTGGAACGAAGGTCAGCCTCATCCCACAGCCACCTTCTCCAGGGACACCAGCCCCACCCGCCCCTCCAGCCCCGCAGGATGGATGCAGCAACGCGGCAGCCGGGCAGGCCTGCGGGTCACCGGCTGAATCCCATTGCCCGGGCACCCCAGCAGGCGCGAGGAAgtagctcccagcagcagcaataa